CACCTTATATGTTATCAGGCACCGGCATACGCCAAAAGTGCTGGTTGAACAGATAGACAAGAACAGTAAAGTAAATATCCTGAAAAATATGGCCATTGTGTTCAATGGCATTCGTCCCCGCGGCTTTGGTAAACACCACTATGGCTACGGCTATGGTTATGGTGACGGCTATGTATACAAAGAGAACAGAAGCAAAAAGAAATCATTTAAGCCAATATAGAATCGACCGACCTCCGGGTGAGCCATTCAGCAAATGGCGGATGGCTCACCTTACTTCTACAGCGATAGTATAACAGATTGATAATTAGTTGCCAGTTACGAAGCCCTGTAACTGAGTTGGGCGGAGCCCGTTTTAAACTCTAAACTCAAAACTCAAAATCAAACAAAGCATATGGAAGCGAATAAGAAATGGTATGCCGTTTATACCCGGCCACGGTGGGAAAAGAAGGTAGCTGATCTGCTGGTAAAAAAGCACATAGAGAGTTATTGTCCTTTGAACAAAATAGTTCGTCAATGGGCTGATAGAAAAAAATTAGTGCTGGAGCCTTTGTTTACCTCCTATGTTTTTGTGCACACTACTCCGCAGGAGCACCTGGCCATAAAACAAACAGATGGCATTCTCAATTTTGTTTACTGGCTGGGACAACCGGCTGTTATCCGTGATGAAGAAATAGACGCAGTAAAACAATTCCTGGATGAATACCACAACGTACAACTGGAAAAAATAAATGTAAACATGCACGACCGTGTGCGTATTTCCAGCGGTCCGTTAATGGCGCAGGAAGGCGATGTGATAGAAGTAAGAAGCAAAACAGTGAAAGTACAGTTGCCTACGTTGGGTTATGCGCTTACAGCGGAAGTAGAAAAGAGCAACGTGGAAGTCATACACCTGACGCCCTCGTACAGCAACAACTATTTTTATAATGCACTTTTTAGATAATCAAAAAACAAGACCTTAATAAATAACATGAAAACAGCGCTCATCACCGGTGTTAATGGTCAGGACGGTGCGTACCTGGCGGAATTATTATTGGAAAAAGGTTATATGGTCCATGGCGTAAAAAGGCGTTCATCGCTGATCAATACCCATCGGATAGATCACCTGTACCAGGACCCGCACGAAAAGGAAGTACGCTTTCGCCTGCATTATGGCGATATGACCGATAGCACCAACCTTATTCGCATTATCCAGGAAACACAACCTGATGAAATTTATAACCTGGCGGCCATGAGCCATGTAAAGGTGAGCTTTGATACGCCTGAATATACCGCCAATGCCGATGGTATTGGTACCCTGCGGTTACTGGAAGCCTTAAGAATTCTGGGATTGGAAAAAAAGACCCGCATTTACCAGGCTTCTACTTCTGAGTTGTACGGGCTGGTGCAGGAAGTGCCGCAGAAAGAAACAACGCCCTTCTACCCACGCAGTCCCTATGCCGTAGCTAAATTATACGCCTACTGGATTACGGTAAACTATCGTGAAGCATATGGCATGTATGCCTGCAATGGGATTTTATTCAACCATGAAAGCCCCTTGCGCGGTGAAACTTTTGTGACCCGTAAAATTACCCGGGCAGTAGCAGCCATTGGGCTGGGCCTGCAGGATTGCCTGTACCTGGGTAACCTGAATGCACAACGCGACTGGGGCCATGCAAAGGATTATGTGGAAGCCATGTGGCGCATTTTACAACAGGACCAACCCGAAGATTTTGTAATTGCCACCGGTATAACCACACCTGTGCGCGAGTTTGTAAGAATGGCCTTTGCCGAGTTGGGTATTATGATAGCCTTTACCGGGGAAGGCGTGAACGAAAAAGGGGTAGTGGTAGCCTGCACCAATGACGCTTATCAATTGGGAATTGGCAAAACAGTAGTATCTGTAGATCCTGAATACTTCCGCCCTACAGAAGTGGAACTGTTGATCGGCGATGCTACCAAAGCAAAAACAAAGTTGGGTTGGGAACCCAAATACGACCTGCAAATGCTGGTGAAGGAAATGGTAGCCAATGATGTGCTGGAATTTGAGCAGGCAGGCAAAGTACAATTTGAACATTTGATCAGTTGATCGCAACAACTCTAACATATGAAATCACTAGGGGTGGTTTTAACCGCCGCCGCAATACTGGTATTTGTAGTTTTGGTACTGCTCAGCAAGCAGCCCCGCAGAACATATCTGTTGTATATGTTGTACGTGATGCCGCTGATAGATTTCAAGGTTACGCCCTGGCAATTTGGAAGCTTAACCCTGTTTGATGCATTTTCCTATGTAATGCTGTTTTGGCGGTACAAGGATTTCTTAAGCATTTATAAACCGAACAGGTTTTACTTTGGCGGTTTTTGTACGTTGATCTTCCTGCTGCTGCTCGGCAGCCTTACTTCTTCGTTCATCACCAATTCCCTGCTGTCACTTTTATCTGTGTTCCCGGTATTCATTTACGCCCGCCTGTTGATGGTGGAGTGTATGCAGGATAACCAGTTCATGAATAAAATGATAAAAGTATTACAGTTTGCCTGTTTGTTTTCCATGGCGTTCCTGGCAGTGCAGCTGGTGGTGGGGCTCAACTTCAGGCTGTATTCAGAACTGAACCAGAATACCCAGGATGTAAATGGTATTCGCTACCCCAGTTATTTCCACGATTCACAGAAGTACGGACAATTTCTGGCCATGCTCAGCTTTTTGTTCCTGTTGAACAAAAAGAATGTAAAAAGGCCGGCACTAATAAACCTGTTGCTGTTTTTATTGGTAGCAGTAGCTATGTTCTTAACCGGTGGCCGCTCAGCCTTTCTGGGGCTGAGCGCCGGCGTGTTATTCCTGTTGGTGTTTGCCGGTATGCAATTTAAAAAGTACATCATTGCAGGTTGTTTGGCCGGTGGGGTGCTGATAGCCATTTTCTCTCACTCGCTGGTGGTATTTAACCGGGATGATGACATCAATAATTCACTCGATTTCAGGGCCAGCATCTGGAAGGAAGCCTTTGAGATCTACAAAGCGCATCCCTATTTAGGAATTGGTGTGGGCAACTACCAGGATTATGTTTCATTGTACGCGCAGGACCAATACCTGGTGCTGGAAGATGAGATCATTTTTCTTGACCAGCCAGAGAACGGCTATTTAAAAATACTTACCGAATATGGCGGTCCGGCCTTTTTAGTGGCATTCGTGCTTATAATTGGTAGTGCGGCAGGCGGTATGCGGGCCATGGTGAAAAAGCAAACGGATGCCCGGGTATTGTTATTTATAGCCCCTATAATAAGCTGGCTGGTGTCGTTTGTGTCGTTGTATTCCATCACCGACCGCAGGAACCTGATTGTGTTGATCTGCCTGTGTTCATTCCTGATCTATTTATCTAATCGTTCAAAAATTGTTGATGATAAACAAACTGAAGAAGTTAACGGGCAGCCTGTTTAAGTCGCGGTTAATAAAAAACAGCTTCTGGGGTATTGCGGCCAACGGCGTGCAAAGCGTGCTGTTGAGCCTGTTTTTTGTGATCATAGCGCGTAAGTACACTACCAATGAGTTTGCATATTTTTTAATAGCCAATACTATTTATCAGTTCCTGGCAGCCATCTCCACTATGGGGCTGGGTCAGTGGTTTACGCGGGAACTGGTTGATATCACCGATAAACAGGCACTGGTTAGCCGGTTTGTGAAAATACAATTATACAGCGGGGTTTTCTTTTATGTGTTGAGTATAGCTGTAGCTTTTCTGCTGTACAGCGAACCGGTGCTACAATACCTGATTGTTTTGCTGGGAGTAAATATCATTTTCGATAATATCATCTATGCCATCAAGTCGTTGAACATTGCCGAGTTCAACCAGAACAAAACATTTATTATTCTCATCATCGATACCGTGCTCCGGTTTGCGATCGGTTGTTTGCTGTTTCTTTTCCCGATGAGCATTATGATGCTATGCGTGTTGCTGATAGGCGTCCGGTTTATAACCCTGAACTTTTTCCTGGCTTTTGGTTCTTCAAAGGCCATCAGCCTGAAATCGTTGTTCAGGTACCCGCTGGCGCGGAGTGAGGTGAAGAAGATCGTATTCGCCAACTGGCCCTTTATCATTATTGGCAGTGTATCTATTGCTTACTGGCGCATTTCAAACATCATTATTTCAAAGACACTTACACTGGCCGATGTGGCTAATTTCGAGATCTCGTTCCGGGTGTTTGCCATAGCGCAGATCCTGCCGCTGATCGTTTCCATGTCGGTTTTCCCGGCGCTGGTTCAGCATTTTAAAACCGGTACCAAACAGGACTTTGGCAATTATTACAAGAAAGTATTTAACTACTACTTATTGTTTGGCCTGTTTGCCTACACCTTTATGTATTCATTTGCCGATATGTTAATTCCCTGGGCATTTGGTCATACGTACAGTGGTACCGGGGCGTTCACCAAAGAAATGTTCCTGACCATCCTGATCTTTCCTACTGCCTTGTTACAGGCGAATGTACTGGTGGCCATGAACATGGAACGGTCCGATATGTGGTTTAATGTAATTAGTCTGGTGCTGAATATAGTTTTCTGTTTTACCGGCTTCCTGTTTGCAAAAAACCTTACTACAGTAAACCTGGCCATCTTTTTCTCCTTCCTGATCTTTCATATTTGCCAGGATGCGTTGTTGCTGCGCAAGGGCATGGTCACGATGGGGCATGTACTCAAATTCTATTTGCTCACCGGCGCGCTGGCGGGTTTATATGTATTGTTATCAATGAAATTTCCACCAGTGGTATTATTTGCAGGATACTGGCTGCTGCTGGGACTGGCTTTTATAAAATTGCCTGTTGCCAGTTTTCAACTCTCCCCTAATACAAAACCAGAAAATAGTTTACCATGACAGTTGTGTATTACATGCAGGTTTCATTTTTGGATGTTTCCATTGAATTGATCAATGTGTTGAAGAAGCATGTACAGTTACATGTGTTGATTGAATTAACGCCTCATGGCAAGAACCTGACTATTCTGGAGATTGAAAAATTCCCGCAGGGAAAAACCCTGGTTACACCGGAAGAAATACTTACCAAACGTTGCTACGAAAACCTGAAACCATATTTTACCGGTGTGGCCAGCGTGCATTTTGTGATGCATAACCACAGAACAGGTTTCTCATACAGCACCTTACAGGCTTCGTTCGATACCTGGAAGTACATCCGGCAGTTTAAACCCGATATTCTTCATTTTGAAACATTCGGTTTGCGTACCGTGGGGCTATTGTTCTATTTGAAAGCATTCAAGAATGTATGCATCACCATTCACGATCCGGTGCCGCATACCGGGGAAGACAGCTGGAAGGTAACGCTGCCCCGCACGTTATGGTTCAGCCTGCCGGTTAAAAAGAAATATTTGTTCTACTCTCAATTTGCCCGGCAACAATTTGAGCAACATTATAAAAAAGAAAAGCACGAAAAAACGGTGCTGCAAATGAGCCCCTATGGGTATTTGAAAAGTATGGTGAAGCCTGAAGAGGAAGTGCAGAAGAAGCACATTCTTTTTTTTGGCCGCTTATCGCCTTACAAAGGAATTGATGACCTGTTAAACGCCATGCCGGCAGTGTTTAAGGAATTCCCCAACGAACAATTGGTGATCGCAGGTAAAGCAGTGCATGGCTTCGACATCGATGAGGAAATAATAAACAAATACCGGGACAACATTACGGTGCTTGATAAACACGTACCCAACGAAGAGCTGGCGGTACTGATACAGGAAGCAAAATTTATTATTTGTCCGTATAAAGACGCCACACAAAGCGGGGTACTGATGACCGCCTTTGGTTTAAATACCCCGGTAATTGCCACCAGTGTTGGTTCGTTCCCCGAATTTATCAGGGAAGACATGAACGGATTACTGGTTCCGCCCAGTGATCCCCAAAAACTGGCTGAAGGTATATGCTTTGCATTACGTAACGACCATTACAAACAACTGGCAGAGAATATTAAAAGTACTACGGTGGAGGATATGTGGAGCAGGAATACGGAGATACTGTTAGATGCGTATGCGTCTTAGTTGACGGGTTTACGAGTTAACACGTTAGAAGTAAGTGGAATTAAGAAGGTTGTTGATAAGGTTGATAGGGCTGATAAGGTAGATAGGGATGGCCAGGAAAGTCGGGATGAGGATCGGTTAAATATTATCGCGAGGTTGCCAAACTCCCTCCCGATTTATCGGGAGGGCCGGGGGAGGCCTCTCCGAAGCAAAGCAAACAATATTTGGTATGAAGAAAGTATTATTAAGTGCGTATGCCTGTTCACCCATAAGAGGAAGCGAGCCAGGCAACGGCTGGAGCTGGGCGTTAAACCTGGCATTGCAAGGGTATGATGTATGGTGTTTAACCAACCTGGAGGATAAGGAAGCGACAGAGATAGAATTACAAAAACTGGGGTTGCCCAACCTGCACATCGTTTTTGTAGAGTTGAAGTACAACCTCGATAAAAAGTTGTTGAACGCTTCTTCAAAAACCATATACCTGCATTACTATTTATGGCGGAAGAAAGCGGCCCGCATTGCCAAGCAGTTGCACCGGAAAATGCATTTTGATGTGGCCCATCACGTAACGTTTGGCAGTTTTCAGCAGGGTACTTTTTTGTGGAAGCTGAAAGATACCCGCATCATTTTTGGCCCGGTAGGGGGCGGGCAAGAAGCGCTGCCAGCATTTAAAGAGTATTTTGGCAAGGCGTGGAAAATTGAACAGATACGCAGCCTGATTTCAAAACTCAGTATTAAATTCAGTGCTAACCTGAAGAACACCGTTACCCGTTCGCACCACATTCTGGTAACAAACCAGGACACTGCCAATATTGTACAAAAGATAAAAACAACAGCGCCGCAAAATATTCACCTCATCCTGGATAATGCCATTCCCTTATCCATGCAGCATATGGAATACATCGATCGCAAACCCGGCAAGCAGATAAACCTGCTGTGGGTGGGCAGAATGTTGCCCCGCAAGGGTTTGAACCTGATCCTGCATGCGTTGTCGCTGGTGCCGAAGGAAGTGGATTATACATTTACAATAGTGGGCGGCGGTGAACAATACCAGTTTTTACAGGGCTGGATAGAACAATATGGGCTTGACCCCAAACGCCTGCGCATCCTGGGACAGATCCCGTTTAACGAAGTGGTTCATCACTATGAGCAGGCAGACGTATTTATTTTCTGTTCGCTGCGCGATTCCTGTCCGGCCCAGTTGAATGAAGCCATGGCCTTTGGTTTGCCCATTATCTGTCTGGATTTACATGGGTCGTCACTGGCGGTAAGCAGTGATTGCGGCATTAAAGTAAAACCAACTACAAAAGAAGAAACGGCGCAGGGTATTGCCAAAGCAATTATTAAGTTTCATGAAGATACCGCCTTTAGAAAACAATGTTCGGTAAATGCATTCAATTATGCCAAGAGCAATACCTGGGAACGCAAAGTGCATTTAATAACCTCTCAATTCTACAATTAATGGCTCAACGGATCCTGGTGGGCGTGCCACCAAAACATCACGTTCTTTTATCACAGGATGAAATTGCAGGTTTTACCGATCTGGGATATACCTGCAAACCGGTAACCTATGGCCGGAACGATGCAACTGCCGGCAAGCTCAAAAAAATATGGGGCACCATGGGAAAGGCGTTTAATGTTGTTAAAGAACTCTATGCTTTTAAACCACATATTTTGTACTTAAACTCCCGGTTTGAACCGGTTGGGAGTGTACGTGATTTTATTACTATTCTGATCATAAAGCTATTTTATCTGCGCAAAGTAAGGATCGTGATCAAAACGCATGGTTCTGATATTTCAGTTTTAGAAAGGGAATCTTTCTTTTACCGGAAACTGTTGATCCCCTTTTTGAGGAAACATGTGGTGGCATGGTTCTTTTTATCAAACGATGAGAAGGAGTTAGTGAGGAAATATGATCCCGGATTAGCGCGAAAAGTATTTGTTACAGCAAACATTGTTGATCCCGCCCGTTCAGTGGCTTCACTCGCGTTCCGTGAAAAGTATTCGCTGGATGAAAACAAATTCAAGGTATTATTCTGTGGCCGAATGGTACGCGCAAAAGGCGTGTTCAGTTTGTTGGAAAGTATTCCGCTGCTTTCGTGTAAGGAGGATTGTCAGATCGTTTTTGTGGGTGATGGACCGGATATGGCAGCGTTGAAAAAAAGAGCGGAGGAATTGAACATAACCGAGTATACACGTTTCCCGGGATTTGTTCCCGATCACGAATGCGATCATTTTTACGCCAATGCCGATATGCTGGCTTTTCCTACTTATGACAGCGAGGGATTTCCCATGGCGCTGTTTAAATCGGTAGCAGCCGGTTTACCGGTAATCACTTCCTGCATAAGGGCCGCAAAAGACCATTTATCCGAACCCGATAATGTGTTGTGGGTAGATGGACAATCGGCAGCAAGTGTGGCAAAAGCAATAGATACATTATACGATAACCATGCATTACGAAATGCCATGTCGCAGAACAACCGGACCATTGCAAAGAAATTCACCCGGCTGGAAGTATGTGCCGGCATGCATGAAGTAATGATGTCGCTTAGTCACTAGTGACTAACAGTAGTTGACCGACCACTTAGTTAAACAAAACCCGGAAAATAGTCAATATGTCGATTATCAATGTAATCAGGCAATCGCGAGATCTTTTGTTACGTAAGGTGCTGTACAGGCGCTACGACATAGCAAAAGGTTTTCATGCCGGTTTACGGGTGCGTATCTGGGGAAGGCAAAAGGTTGTGATTGGGCGTAACTTTTATATTGGGAGGGATTCCTTTATTGAAGCGGATGTAATAATAGGCAATAACGTTATGTTTGGAAACAGAGTAGCCATTATAGGACGCTACGACCATCATTATCAAAAGGCAGGTATACCTATACGCCTGGCAGAACAGATCAGGGATCCTGCATATAATTGGAAAGGGCTCGGTATGGTCACCATCATTGAAGATGATGTGTGGATCGGATACGGGTCTACGGTACTGTGTGGGGTAAAGATCGGGGAAGGGAGCATCATTGGCGCTGGTTCGCTGGTAACAAAAGATGTGGAGCCCTATTCCATTTATGCAGGCGTTCCTGCCCGCAAAGTAAGAAGCCGTTTCGACGAACCCCTGGATCTGCAAACCCACCTTAAACTGGTTCAATCCAAATATTACGGCAAACTGTAAAATTTCATCTCCCAAATATTTATTGGTATGGAAAGGAAAAGTATTATCAATTTTGGTATTACAACGGGCAACTATTCTTCTTTCGTAAATAACATTGTTACGCTGGCGCATCAGAAAGAGAGCGCCAATGTATGCGTAGCGAATGTGCATATGTTCATCGAGGCCTACAAAGACCAGTCGTTCAACAGCATTATCAACGACGCCACCATGGTAACGCCCGATGGTAAGCCGCTTACCTGGGTGTTGAACTATGTGTATGGCATCCGGCAGGACCGTGTAGCAGGGATGGACCTGTTACCCGATCTGTTACAGCAAATGATGCTGAAAAGGTTGCCGGCCTTCTTTTATGGCGGCACGCCCGCTTTGCTGGAGAAGACAGAGCATTATTTACGGTATGCATTTCCCTATTTGCCAATTGCGGGTATGTACAGTCCGCCGTTCAGACCTGCCACACCCGAAGAAGAAGATCAGCTGGTGGAGCGGATCAATAATTCCGGCGCTGCTGTAGTACTGGTAATATTGGGTTGTCCCAAACAGGAACGCTGGATGGCATCCATGAAAGGCCGCATCAATGCCGTGATGATTGGCGTAGGTGGCGCTTTACCCGTTATGGTGGGTATGCAAAAACGTGCTCCGGGCTGGTTGCAGGGCATGGGCCTGGAATGGTTGTACCGCCTGATGCAGGAACCGCGCCGTTTGTTTAAACGGTATGTAGTTACTAACTCATTATTTATATATCTGTTCTTTAAGAAGATATTTAAGGTGCATGGGGTGAGGAGGTTGACAAGTTAACACGTTGACAAAGTTGATAGGGTTGACAGCGTTGATAAAGTAAGGCCCCGTCGCGGCCGTTTGCCGTTTGCCTTTTCACAACTGCCTACTGCCTTTTTACCATTAATCGTGACATATGAATAGCAGATTTTTGCGTCATTTACAGCTTACTTTGCTGGCAATGGACCTGGTGGCTATTAACATGGTATTTTTTATAGCCCGGTTCTTTTTCAGGAGAGAAATGCTGATAGATGCGTATGTAGAGTATACTTATTTTGGTGTTTATTTAACCGTTGCCTGGCTGATAGTAGCCCTCTCGAACAACGTATACCATGAGCGCAATATCTTTACGTTTGAATTGTTTGCCGGGCGATCGACCAGGGCCTTTCTTTACTTTTTGCTCATGATCTGTGCGTTCCTGTTCTTTTCGCATTGGTTTATCATTTCCCGGTTATTTATTGGAGTTATCATTTGTGGCATTCCACTGTTGCTAACGTGTAACCGGTTCTTATACCTGGCGGTTTATCATTATTTTAAAAAGAAGGATTTCTTCTCCCATAAAGTAGTGGTGCTGGGGTATAATGATCTGTCGAGACGCCTGGTTGATTACCTGGAAGAAGACGGGGTGAACAAGGAGGTGGTTGGGTATTGCGAAGAAGTGGAGAACATTCATGAGCTGTCGCGGTATCCCATACTGGGCAGCATCAATAAAGCGCTGGATGTTTGTAAACACTACGGCGCCACAGAAATATATTCAACCATAGTGCCTGAGGAAAATCCCGGTATTTACCGGTTGATCCAGAAGGCCGATCAGAATTGTATCCGTTTCCGCATAGTGCCCGATATTGGTGCGCTGGTAAAACGGCAGGTATATGTAGATTACCTGAACGAGATCCCGGTACTGTCGTTGCGGAAAGAACCGTTGGATGACCTGGGCAACAAGATCAAAAAACGGGTATTTGATATTATCGTGAGCGGATTGGTTACCATCTTCATTCTTTCCTGGCTGATCCCCCTGATCGGGTTGCTGATAAAACTCGAATCGAAGGGACCCATATTCTTCAGACAACAACGCAGCGGGCAGGATAATAAATCTTTCTGGTGTTTGAAGTTCAGAAGTATGAAGGTGAACGACAGTGCGAACACCATGCAGGCCACGCGCAACGATGCACGTATTACCAAACTGGGTCAGTTCCTGCGGCGCACCAGCCTGGATGAGTTTCCACAATTCCTGAACGTGCTGATGGGCGATATGAGTATTGTAGGGCCTAGGCCGCATATGTTAAAACACACCGCAGATTATTCAAAGATCATCGATGAATATATGATTCGCCAGTTCCTGAAACCCGGTATTACCGGCTGGGCGCAGGTGAATGGGTTCAGGGGCGAAACAAAAACACTCGATCAAATGAAAAAGCGCGTGGAGTATGACCTCTGGTACATGGAGAACTGGAATTTGTGGCTGGACATCAAGGTAATGTTCCTGACCGTATTTAACACCATAAAAGGCGAAGAGAATGCATTCTAAGACAAGTGTGACGAAAGCAGAGAAGTATAAAGTTGAGGGGGCGGGTAAGATCTTTTTGTTTATCGCCTTGCTTATTATAACCGGGTTATTTTGCGAATGGCCTAATTTTCACCCGGAACATTATTTTGGTTCTGAATATCACTGGTGGCTCGACATGATCTTTCATGGAGGCTATTATTTTGTAATTACCATTCTGTTATATATTGTTTTTTGTCGCGGCCGCCATAAGGCCGTGTTCTGGATAGCTGTATTTCTATCTTCCGGTCTTTTTGAGATCTGCCAGTCCTTTGTGCCCGGAAGGTCTGTTTCCTGGCTGGATATGACCAGTAATTTCATTGGCATTACGTTAGCCACATTGACCTGTTCCTTCTTTTACAGGTCATAATCCCCGCTATTTACCTTA
The Niastella koreensis GR20-10 genome window above contains:
- a CDS encoding UpxY family transcription antiterminator; this translates as MEANKKWYAVYTRPRWEKKVADLLVKKHIESYCPLNKIVRQWADRKKLVLEPLFTSYVFVHTTPQEHLAIKQTDGILNFVYWLGQPAVIRDEEIDAVKQFLDEYHNVQLEKINVNMHDRVRISSGPLMAQEGDVIEVRSKTVKVQLPTLGYALTAEVEKSNVEVIHLTPSYSNNYFYNALFR
- the gmd gene encoding GDP-mannose 4,6-dehydratase; this translates as MKTALITGVNGQDGAYLAELLLEKGYMVHGVKRRSSLINTHRIDHLYQDPHEKEVRFRLHYGDMTDSTNLIRIIQETQPDEIYNLAAMSHVKVSFDTPEYTANADGIGTLRLLEALRILGLEKKTRIYQASTSELYGLVQEVPQKETTPFYPRSPYAVAKLYAYWITVNYREAYGMYACNGILFNHESPLRGETFVTRKITRAVAAIGLGLQDCLYLGNLNAQRDWGHAKDYVEAMWRILQQDQPEDFVIATGITTPVREFVRMAFAELGIMIAFTGEGVNEKGVVVACTNDAYQLGIGKTVVSVDPEYFRPTEVELLIGDATKAKTKLGWEPKYDLQMLVKEMVANDVLEFEQAGKVQFEHLIS
- a CDS encoding O-antigen ligase family protein; this translates as MKSLGVVLTAAAILVFVVLVLLSKQPRRTYLLYMLYVMPLIDFKVTPWQFGSLTLFDAFSYVMLFWRYKDFLSIYKPNRFYFGGFCTLIFLLLLGSLTSSFITNSLLSLLSVFPVFIYARLLMVECMQDNQFMNKMIKVLQFACLFSMAFLAVQLVVGLNFRLYSELNQNTQDVNGIRYPSYFHDSQKYGQFLAMLSFLFLLNKKNVKRPALINLLLFLLVAVAMFLTGGRSAFLGLSAGVLFLLVFAGMQFKKYIIAGCLAGGVLIAIFSHSLVVFNRDDDINNSLDFRASIWKEAFEIYKAHPYLGIGVGNYQDYVSLYAQDQYLVLEDEIIFLDQPENGYLKILTEYGGPAFLVAFVLIIGSAAGGMRAMVKKQTDARVLLFIAPIISWLVSFVSLYSITDRRNLIVLICLCSFLIYLSNRSKIVDDKQTEEVNGQPV
- a CDS encoding lipopolysaccharide biosynthesis protein; amino-acid sequence: MINKLKKLTGSLFKSRLIKNSFWGIAANGVQSVLLSLFFVIIARKYTTNEFAYFLIANTIYQFLAAISTMGLGQWFTRELVDITDKQALVSRFVKIQLYSGVFFYVLSIAVAFLLYSEPVLQYLIVLLGVNIIFDNIIYAIKSLNIAEFNQNKTFIILIIDTVLRFAIGCLLFLFPMSIMMLCVLLIGVRFITLNFFLAFGSSKAISLKSLFRYPLARSEVKKIVFANWPFIIIGSVSIAYWRISNIIISKTLTLADVANFEISFRVFAIAQILPLIVSMSVFPALVQHFKTGTKQDFGNYYKKVFNYYLLFGLFAYTFMYSFADMLIPWAFGHTYSGTGAFTKEMFLTILIFPTALLQANVLVAMNMERSDMWFNVISLVLNIVFCFTGFLFAKNLTTVNLAIFFSFLIFHICQDALLLRKGMVTMGHVLKFYLLTGALAGLYVLLSMKFPPVVLFAGYWLLLGLAFIKLPVASFQLSPNTKPENSLP
- a CDS encoding glycosyltransferase family 4 protein — its product is MTVVYYMQVSFLDVSIELINVLKKHVQLHVLIELTPHGKNLTILEIEKFPQGKTLVTPEEILTKRCYENLKPYFTGVASVHFVMHNHRTGFSYSTLQASFDTWKYIRQFKPDILHFETFGLRTVGLLFYLKAFKNVCITIHDPVPHTGEDSWKVTLPRTLWFSLPVKKKYLFYSQFARQQFEQHYKKEKHEKTVLQMSPYGYLKSMVKPEEEVQKKHILFFGRLSPYKGIDDLLNAMPAVFKEFPNEQLVIAGKAVHGFDIDEEIINKYRDNITVLDKHVPNEELAVLIQEAKFIICPYKDATQSGVLMTAFGLNTPVIATSVGSFPEFIREDMNGLLVPPSDPQKLAEGICFALRNDHYKQLAENIKSTTVEDMWSRNTEILLDAYAS
- a CDS encoding glycosyltransferase family 4 protein encodes the protein MKKVLLSAYACSPIRGSEPGNGWSWALNLALQGYDVWCLTNLEDKEATEIELQKLGLPNLHIVFVELKYNLDKKLLNASSKTIYLHYYLWRKKAARIAKQLHRKMHFDVAHHVTFGSFQQGTFLWKLKDTRIIFGPVGGGQEALPAFKEYFGKAWKIEQIRSLISKLSIKFSANLKNTVTRSHHILVTNQDTANIVQKIKTTAPQNIHLILDNAIPLSMQHMEYIDRKPGKQINLLWVGRMLPRKGLNLILHALSLVPKEVDYTFTIVGGGEQYQFLQGWIEQYGLDPKRLRILGQIPFNEVVHHYEQADVFIFCSLRDSCPAQLNEAMAFGLPIICLDLHGSSLAVSSDCGIKVKPTTKEETAQGIAKAIIKFHEDTAFRKQCSVNAFNYAKSNTWERKVHLITSQFYN
- a CDS encoding glycosyltransferase family 4 protein → MAQRILVGVPPKHHVLLSQDEIAGFTDLGYTCKPVTYGRNDATAGKLKKIWGTMGKAFNVVKELYAFKPHILYLNSRFEPVGSVRDFITILIIKLFYLRKVRIVIKTHGSDISVLERESFFYRKLLIPFLRKHVVAWFFLSNDEKELVRKYDPGLARKVFVTANIVDPARSVASLAFREKYSLDENKFKVLFCGRMVRAKGVFSLLESIPLLSCKEDCQIVFVGDGPDMAALKKRAEELNITEYTRFPGFVPDHECDHFYANADMLAFPTYDSEGFPMALFKSVAAGLPVITSCIRAAKDHLSEPDNVLWVDGQSAASVAKAIDTLYDNHALRNAMSQNNRTIAKKFTRLEVCAGMHEVMMSLSH
- a CDS encoding acyltransferase, whose product is MSIINVIRQSRDLLLRKVLYRRYDIAKGFHAGLRVRIWGRQKVVIGRNFYIGRDSFIEADVIIGNNVMFGNRVAIIGRYDHHYQKAGIPIRLAEQIRDPAYNWKGLGMVTIIEDDVWIGYGSTVLCGVKIGEGSIIGAGSLVTKDVEPYSIYAGVPARKVRSRFDEPLDLQTHLKLVQSKYYGKL
- a CDS encoding WecB/TagA/CpsF family glycosyltransferase, with translation MERKSIINFGITTGNYSSFVNNIVTLAHQKESANVCVANVHMFIEAYKDQSFNSIINDATMVTPDGKPLTWVLNYVYGIRQDRVAGMDLLPDLLQQMMLKRLPAFFYGGTPALLEKTEHYLRYAFPYLPIAGMYSPPFRPATPEEEDQLVERINNSGAAVVLVILGCPKQERWMASMKGRINAVMIGVGGALPVMVGMQKRAPGWLQGMGLEWLYRLMQEPRRLFKRYVVTNSLFIYLFFKKIFKVHGVRRLTS
- a CDS encoding undecaprenyl-phosphate glucose phosphotransferase — translated: MNSRFLRHLQLTLLAMDLVAINMVFFIARFFFRREMLIDAYVEYTYFGVYLTVAWLIVALSNNVYHERNIFTFELFAGRSTRAFLYFLLMICAFLFFSHWFIISRLFIGVIICGIPLLLTCNRFLYLAVYHYFKKKDFFSHKVVVLGYNDLSRRLVDYLEEDGVNKEVVGYCEEVENIHELSRYPILGSINKALDVCKHYGATEIYSTIVPEENPGIYRLIQKADQNCIRFRIVPDIGALVKRQVYVDYLNEIPVLSLRKEPLDDLGNKIKKRVFDIIVSGLVTIFILSWLIPLIGLLIKLESKGPIFFRQQRSGQDNKSFWCLKFRSMKVNDSANTMQATRNDARITKLGQFLRRTSLDEFPQFLNVLMGDMSIVGPRPHMLKHTADYSKIIDEYMIRQFLKPGITGWAQVNGFRGETKTLDQMKKRVEYDLWYMENWNLWLDIKVMFLTVFNTIKGEENAF